The following are from one region of the Silene latifolia isolate original U9 population chromosome 9, ASM4854445v1, whole genome shotgun sequence genome:
- the LOC141598663 gene encoding uncharacterized protein LOC141598663, whose translation MSTTPNDDDSSTSRCTTLTTETPPYLPPSLLTTRLNYDVYLSFRGVDTRQTFTQSLYTALQAKGLRVFIRGSDIETDDVIEAAVIDSAIAVAIISANYGGSYGCLDELCKIFECRKRVIPVFYRIQPSDIRWQEGDFGEGFWSMVHEYQKSQHDEQRWKKALLDAGNISGYPCHSDSDDQEVIQRIVKQVVGELKNIPEYVGKITVGLDSRVDEMLEKLDIHSKVSNDVQFLGIHGTPGIGKTTLAKAAFNKLTVHFKRRCFVANVREQLGNEGGVLSVQNKLLKDLSGAVRLEEQESLAKKAIKEKLNENRVLVVLDDVSHANQLESLGIVREWLGEGSRVIITSRDMEVVRHFYDNNDQLHEAKKLSQSESLELFSLHALGRTEPTAAYLKISEEIVKLTDGLPLALEVFGSSLVKKTMSEWEDSLLKLRNIRPDKLQGVLKISYDALDLNDKTAFLDISCLLLQMKMKKGDVVDILKWCGLRGKLAIKNLITKSLMKIIERNKLWMHDQIRDMGKQIVMDENSDDPGKRSRLWDSDDIRHVLRHEKATGTIRGIVLDIKEPSNDVPIDILNWYAFRRNPSITTAFNYLSEKFKDLTRRNSDENDNAILYTKSFAKMNDLKLLQINHSQLRGNMKYIPSKLRCLQWKGCSQKTLSKNIPEELRVLDVSKSNIEQLWSSGWPCWGIQRLWSSAFPLRYSNKVACNLVVLNLSRNPRLTTLPDMSSHRHLQKLVLELCVGLTKIHDSLGKMSSLVHLDLRQCTNLVDFPSDITGMIGLKKLILSDCSKFRGLPNDVRSWKSLIQLLLDGTAIADLPENLCHLTQLEVLCLNRCNLLKQLPPRIGSLGSLKDLSLNHTKLETLPESIGSLSSLEKLSLIHCRSLGTLPDSVESLKSLVELHLTGSSIKQLPSSICSISYLRVLSVGQCSSLSQLPGSIGRLTFVTELKLDNTSITHLPDEICSLTCIRKLDLNKCKSLARLPESIGELSNLEILLIIETAIQELPESIGGLKNLTQLNLNKCRELRRLPNSIGALKSLHILMMEDTGVTVLPESFGMLEGLIVLKMKKAVLAPTRDVSANAVSEFTLENLHEIVNVLPTNFCNLSRLEEFHARGCSISGQIHDDFVMLSKLEILDLGINSFHSLPSSLEGLHFLKNLLLRHCENLRSLPRLPSTLVFLRCADCYALESICDLSNLDRLQELELANCYKLTDVPGLECLKALRRLYMGSCTASASAVKRRLSRVTLRNLNNLSIPGSEIPDWFSQEAVIFTPRPNIAIKNIIVAVVVSVDLKKLDTMCAELPNIVCIQAQILRQNRIVHTVALILQGVPITVDDQVYLCRFKDYEALVARLRGGDTIHIIQMSQIASGVELKKWGIFLVFENDDDYVGNEDSVPIAQQSVTERLACYFQSL comes from the exons ATGTCAACAACACCAAACGACGACGACTCATCCACCTCACGATGCACAACCCTAACCACCGAAACACCACCGTACCTACCACCATCATTACTCACAACTCGTCTTAACTACGACGTATACCTCAGTTTCCGCGGCGTCGACACCCGTCAAACCTTCACACAATCCCTCTACACCGCCCTCCAAGCCAAAGGTCTACGAGTTTTCATCCGCGGTAGCGATATCGAGACGGATGATGTAATTGAAGCTGCGGTTATCGACTCTGCTATTGCTGTTGCTATTATTTCAGCTAATTATGGTGGTTCTTATGGATGTCTTGATGAACTTTGTAAGATTTTCGAGTGTCGGAAACGGGTTATTCCTGTGTTTTATCGGATTCAACCGTCGGATATCCGGTGGCAGGAGGGGGattttggggaagggttttggtCAATGGTTCATGAATACCAAAAAAGTCAACATGATGAACAAAGGTGGAAGAAGGCTTTGTTGGATGCTGGTAATATCTCTGGTTATCCTTGTCACTCTGATag TGATGACCAGGAGGTCATACAACGCATAGTGAAGCAGGTTGTGGGAGAGTTGAAGAACATTCCAGAATATGTGGGAAAAATCACAGTTGGGTTGGATTCTCGTGTTGATGAAATGCTGGAGAAGTTGGATATTCACTCCAAAGTCTCCAATGATGTTCAGTTTCTTGGTATTCATGGAACTCCAGGTATAGGCAAGACGACCCTGGCTAAGGCGGCCTTCAATAAGCTAACAGTTCATTTTAAAAGACGCTGCTTTGTGGCCAATGTCAGAGAACAGTTGGGTAATGAAGGGGGAGTTTTGAGTGTACAAAATAAACTTTTAAAAGATCTTTCTGGGGCAGTAAGATTAGAAGAGCAAGAAAGTCTTGCGAAAAAAGCAATCAAGGAAAAACTTAATGAGAATCGAGTCTTGGTAGTGTTAGATGATGTGTCTCACGCAAACCAACTTGAAAGTCTTGGCATCGTTCGTGAATGGCTTGGAGAAGGGAGCAGGGTAATTATTACTAGTAGAGACATGGAAGTAGTACgtcatttttatgataataatGATCAGTTGCATGAGGCAAAGAAGCTAAGTCAGTCCGAGTCACTCGAACTGTTTAGTCTTCATGCTTTGGGAAGAACAGAGCCTACAGCAGCATATCTGAAAATTTCTGAGGAAATTGTTAAGTTAACAGATGGACTTCCTTTGGCTCTAGAAGTGTTTGGTTCATCGTTGGTTAAGAAAACAATGAGTGAGTGGGAGGATTCTTTACTAAAACTGAGGAACATTCGACCTGATAAACTTCAGGGTGTGCTCAAAATCAGCTATGATGCTCTTGATCTCAACGATAAGACTGCATTCCTAGATATATCATGTTTGTTGCTTCAAATGAAAATGAAGAAAGGGGACGTGGTGGATATATTAAAGTGGTGTGGTTTAAGGGGTAAGTTAGCAATCAAAAACCTTATTACAAAATCTTTAATGAAAATAATTGAGCGGAATAAGTTGTGGATGCATGATCAAATTAGGGATATGGGAAAGCAAATTGTTATGGACGAAAACTCTGATGATCCTGGAAAGCGAAGCAGACTTTGGGATTCTGATGATATAAGGCATGTTCTCCGGCATGAAAAG GCTACAGGAACAATTCGTGGCATTGTTCTTGATATTAAAGAACCTTCAAATGATGTACCAATTGATATATTAAACTGGTATGCATTTCGGAGAAATCCCAGCATCACTACTGCCTTCAACTACCTATCTGAAAAATTCAAGGACCTTACAAGAAGAAACTCGGATGAAAATGACAATGCCATTCTTTATACGAAATCATTTGCAAAAATGAACGACCTGAAACTACTGCAAATTAATCATTCACAGTTAAGAGGAAACATGAAATATATCCCCTCTAAGCTGAGGTGCCTGCAATGGAAAGGATGTTCTCAGAAGACTCTTTCTAAAAATATACCTGAAGAACTTCGCGTGCTTGATGTTTCAAAAAGCAATATTGAACAACTATGGTCCTCAGGTTGGCCTTGCTGGGGTATTCAACGACTATGGTCCTCAGCTTTTCCTTTGCGGTATTCCAACAAG GTGGCTTGTAACTTAGTGGTACTGAATCTCTCCCGCAATCCCCGTCTAACTACTCTACCTGACATGTCAAGCCATAGACATTTGCAAAAACTTGTACTTGAGCTATGTGTTGGACTGACTAAGATTCACGATTCACTAGGGAAGATGAGTTCCTTAGTTCACTTGGACTTACGACAATGCACAAACTTGGTTGATTTTCCCAGTGACATCACAGGAATGATAGGCCTTAAAAAGTTGATTTTGTCTGACTGCTCCAAATTTAGAGGACTACCAAATGACGTTCGAAGCTGGAAGTCCTTGATCCAACTACTGCTTGATGGTACAGCAATTGCAGATCTCCCTGAAAATTTGTGTCATCTCACACAGCTAGAAGTACTTTGTCTAAATAGATGCAATCTGTTAAAACAGCTGCCTCCACGGATAGGAAGTTTGGGCTCTCTGAAAGATCTCTCGCTTAATCACACAAAGCTGGAAACATTACCTGAATCTATTGGATCATTGTCAAGCCTTGAGAAACTAAGTCTCATCCACTGCCGGTCACTTGGCACACTTCCTGATTCAGTAGAAAGCCTGAAATCCCTGGTTGAGTTGCACTTGACTGGTAGTTCGATCAAACAACTTCCTTCATCAATTTGTTCAATATCCTATTTGAGGGTCCTGTCAGTTGGACAATGCAGTTCCTTATCCCAATTGCCTGGTTCAATAGGACGACTCACTTTCGTCACTGAGCTCAAGCTAGACAACACATCAATCACACATCTCCCAGATGAAATTTGTTCCTTAACATGTATCCGGAAGCTTGATCTGAATAAATGCAAATCGCTTGCAAGATTGCCTGAATCAATTGGTGAATTGTCAAATCTCGAAATTCTTTTGATAATTGAGACTGCCATACAAGAATTGCCGGAGTCCATTGGGGGATTGAAGAATCTTACACAGTTAAACTTGAATAAGTGTCGTGAGCTACGCCGACTACCAAACTCCATAGGAGCATTGAAATCCTTGCACATACTTATGATGGAGGATACTGGTGTCACTGTTTTACCTGAAAGTTTTGGGATGCTTGAAGGTTTAATCGTATTAAAGATGAAGAAGGCAGTCCTGGCTCCAACAAGAGATGTGTCTGCTAATGCAGTGAGTGAGTTCACTCTAGAGAACCTACATGAGATCGTCAATGTACTTCCTACTAATTTCTGCAACCTCTCTCGTCTAGAAGAATTTCATGCCCGGGGATGCAGCATTTCAG GTCAAATACATGATGATTTTGTCATGCTGTCCAAGCTGGAGATTTTGGACCTTGGGATCAACAGTTTTCATAGTCTCCCTTCCTCGCTGGAAGGACTTCATTTCTTGAAGAATCTATTACTTCGTCACTGTGAAAATCTGAGGTCTCTACCTCGGCTTCCTTCTACTTTGGTGTTCCTACGATGTGCAGATTGTTATGCACTTGAAAGTATATGTGACCTCTCAAACCTTGATCGCTTACAAGAGCTAGAACTTGCAAACTGCTACAAACTTACCGATGTTCCAGGCCTTGAATGCTTGAAGGCATTGAGAAGGCTGTACATGGGTAGCTGTACTGCAAGTGCATCAGCTGTCAAAAGAAGACTAAGCAGG GTTACTCTGAGAAACTTGAACAATTTGAGTATTCCTGGCAGTGAGATCCCTGATTGGTTTTCTCAAGAGGCGGTCATTTTCACACCTCGTCCGAACATCGCCATTAAAAACATCATTGTCGCTGTTGTGGTTTCCGTGGACCTGAAAAAGCTAGATACGATGTGTGCAGAACTGCCCAATATTGTCTGCATTCAAGCTCAGATTCTTAGGCAGAACCGGATTGTCCATACTGTTGCATTAATTTTACAAGGAGTTCCAATTACAGTAGATGATCAGGTTTACCTCTGTAGATTTAAAGATTATGAAGCCTTGGTAGCAAGGCTAAGAGGAGGTGACACAATACATATAATTCAGATGAGCCAAATAGCTAGTGGGGTTGAGCTAAAAAAGTGGGGTATATTTCTTGTGTTCgaaaatgatgatgattatgtggGGAATGAAGACTCAGTGCCGATTGCACAACAGTCTGTAACCGAAAGACTTGCTTGCTATTTCCAATCCTTGTGA